The genomic DNA GGACGTGCTGCTGCTGGACGCGCGCATGCCCGGCTGCGGCGGCATCGAGCTGCTGCGCGCGCCACCGGTGCCGCTGCCGCCGACGATCGTGCTGACCACGTTCGACGACGACGCGGCCCTGTTCGACGCGATGCAGGCCGGCGCGCGCGGCTTCCTGCTGAAGGATATTTCGCTGGAGCGGCTGGCCGAGGGCATCCGCGCGGTGGCGGCCGGGCAGACGCTGTTCCGGCCGGCGCTGACGGAGCGCACGCGCGCGTCGTTCCGGCGCGCCCAGCCGGGCGAAGCGACGCGCGCCGTGCTGACGGCGCGCGAAACGGAAATCCTGGCCTTGATGGCGGCCGGCCTGTCGAACGGCGAGATCGCGGCGCACGTGGGGTCCAGCGAGGGCACCGTCAAGAATCACGTGTCGAGCGTCTTGTCGAAACTGGGTGTGCGCGACCGGGTGCGCGCGGTGTTGCGGGGCATCGAGCTGGAACTGATCTGATGCCCCGCCTGGGTCAATAGTCGAAGCGCAGCCCCAGTTGCAGCAGATTGTGCGACATGTGCGAACGGCGCGTGGCCACCTTGCCGTAGCTGGCCACTTCGGCGGTGGCCGCCACGTGCGGCGTGAACGCATACTCGACGCCCAGCGCCAGCATCGGCCGCAGCTTGTGCGCCTTTTCCGTCGCGCTGCCCGTCTCCGTCACTTCCAGCGTGTTGCGCGCCACGCCGGCCTTGGCATACCAGGCGACCGATTCACTCACGGGCCGGCGCCAGCGCGTCGCTACGTAGCTCGCGCCGGATTCGGCCGACGAGGCCCGGCCCCCATGGGCGAAATCGGCGTCCATCAACCGGGCGTAACCGGCTTCAACGGCCCAGTTCTCGTCGATGCGCCAACCGGCGTGTACGATCACAGGCGACTTGCGCTCGGACGGGCCGACCGTGACGCCGCTGACGGGGTCCTGCCAGTGCTGCGAGCCGCGCGAGCCGGTGGCGATGCCGCCGTAGGCCTGCGCCAGCCCGGCCGACGTCGAGAGCGTGAGTACGAGCGCGAGGGCGCCCTTGGTGTAGCGATGCATGATGTCCTTTCACATGCGCCGCGGCCGGACCTTCCGGCCGCACGGCTGCGCCAGTGTAGGGATGCGCTGCGGGTGGCGCATGTGCCATTCGTCATGGGTGGCGTGCATTACCGCCAGAGGCAACCAACCCTCGGTGTCAGGCACCTATCCGGGGGGCCGATGGCGTGCTCTGTTACCTGTTCGCCACGCACCACTGCCCATCCTTCTTCTCGACCAGATCATTCCCCGCCCATCTTTCCAGGGCTGTCAGCAAACCAGCTTGCGAGAAAAAGTACATGCTCTCGGATGGCTTGCCATTATCGGCCCAGCCGTGGATGCGATTGTTCCGATGTTCGGCACCGCCGAAGGTAAATTTGACCGTGGCGCCGCTGCGCAACTTGAGGAAAACACCATTGTTCACAAAGAAGCGGGAAACGTCACCATCGTCGTTCTGCAGGTTGCTCTTCAAGACATCGAGCAGCGCGGCAATCCGCTTGCCGTCTTCGCTGACATGGCAGCCGAATGTCAACAAGGTCGTTTCCGTTGGCGCTACCCTGAAGCGTAACCCTGGTGGCATC from Pseudoduganella armeniaca includes the following:
- a CDS encoding response regulator — encoded protein: MIRVALIDDQTLVRSGIRGLLDLTDDIRVVAEGADGSDAARVLAQHEVDVLLLDARMPGCGGIELLRAPPVPLPPTIVLTTFDDDAALFDAMQAGARGFLLKDISLERLAEGIRAVAAGQTLFRPALTERTRASFRRAQPGEATRAVLTARETEILALMAAGLSNGEIAAHVGSSEGTVKNHVSSVLSKLGVRDRVRAVLRGIELELI
- a CDS encoding outer membrane beta-barrel protein — its product is MHRYTKGALALVLTLSTSAGLAQAYGGIATGSRGSQHWQDPVSGVTVGPSERKSPVIVHAGWRIDENWAVEAGYARLMDADFAHGGRASSAESGASYVATRWRRPVSESVAWYAKAGVARNTLEVTETGSATEKAHKLRPMLALGVEYAFTPHVAATAEVASYGKVATRRSHMSHNLLQLGLRFDY